From Schaalia sp. ZJ405, one genomic window encodes:
- the sufB gene encoding Fe-S cluster assembly protein SufB translates to MTDDEIIDSIGAYEFGWRDNDDYSKDVPYGINEDVVRSISAHKNEPEWMLERRLKALEMFERKPMPTWGPDLSDIDFDAFKYYVNPTDRQVKDWQDLPEDIRETYDRLGIPEAEKNRLVAGVAAQYESEVVYQQIQEDLERQGVVFMDTDTGLREYPELFKEYFGRSVPSGDNKFAALNTAAWSGGSFVYVPKGVHVEIPLQAYFRINTEAMGQFERTLIIADEGSYVHYVEGCTAPIYDTNSLHAAVVEIFVRKDARVRYTTIQNWSTNVLNLVTQRAIVEEGATMEWIDGNMGSAITMKYPACYLMGDNARGETLSIGFAGPGQHQDTGAKMVHMAPHTSSSIVSKSVSRGGGRTSYRGLVQVNSRARHSKSNVLCDALLVDQVSRTDTYPYVDVRTDDVEMGHEATVSKVSADQLFYLMSRGMAENEAMAMIVRGFVEPIAKELPMEYALELNRLIELQMEGSVG, encoded by the coding sequence ATGACCGATGACGAGATCATCGACTCTATTGGGGCCTATGAGTTCGGATGGCGAGATAACGACGACTACTCCAAAGATGTTCCCTACGGCATTAACGAGGACGTCGTTCGTTCGATCTCTGCGCACAAGAACGAACCCGAGTGGATGCTTGAACGCAGGCTCAAAGCCCTTGAAATGTTCGAGCGTAAACCGATGCCCACATGGGGACCTGACCTGTCGGATATTGACTTTGACGCTTTCAAGTACTACGTCAATCCCACGGACCGGCAGGTCAAGGACTGGCAGGACCTTCCCGAAGATATTCGCGAGACCTACGACCGGCTAGGGATTCCCGAGGCCGAGAAGAACCGCCTCGTTGCCGGAGTTGCCGCGCAGTACGAGTCTGAGGTTGTCTACCAGCAGATTCAGGAAGACTTGGAACGCCAAGGCGTTGTCTTCATGGACACCGACACGGGCTTGCGTGAGTATCCGGAGCTTTTCAAGGAATACTTTGGACGTTCCGTGCCTTCGGGTGATAACAAATTCGCTGCCCTCAACACTGCCGCATGGTCGGGGGGCTCGTTCGTCTACGTTCCCAAGGGCGTGCACGTCGAGATTCCTCTTCAGGCGTACTTCCGCATCAACACCGAAGCGATGGGGCAATTCGAGCGTACGCTGATCATCGCCGATGAAGGGTCCTACGTTCACTACGTCGAGGGATGCACGGCGCCGATCTACGACACGAACTCATTGCACGCTGCGGTTGTTGAAATTTTTGTTCGTAAGGATGCGCGCGTGCGTTACACGACGATCCAGAACTGGTCGACGAATGTCCTCAACCTCGTCACCCAGCGGGCCATCGTTGAAGAGGGTGCCACGATGGAATGGATCGACGGGAACATGGGGTCGGCGATCACGATGAAGTATCCGGCGTGCTACCTCATGGGGGACAACGCTCGTGGTGAAACACTCTCGATTGGGTTTGCGGGGCCGGGGCAGCATCAGGATACCGGCGCAAAAATGGTCCATATGGCGCCGCATACGTCCTCGTCCATTGTGTCGAAATCGGTGTCACGAGGAGGAGGGCGCACCTCTTACCGCGGCCTCGTTCAGGTGAACTCCCGAGCCCGCCACTCCAAGTCGAATGTTCTGTGTGACGCCTTGCTCGTGGATCAGGTGTCGCGGACCGACACGTACCCCTATGTTGACGTGCGCACCGACGACGTCGAAATGGGACACGAGGCAACTGTCTCGAAGGTCTCCGCCGATCAGCTGTTCTACCTCATGAGCCGTGGAATGGCAGAAAACGAAGCAATGGCAATGATTGTTCGCGGATTCGTTGAACCCATTGCGAAGGAACTCCCGATGGAGTACGCGCTCGAACTCAACCGTCTCATCGAACTGCAGATGGAAGGATCCGTCGGCTGA
- the sufD gene encoding Fe-S cluster assembly protein SufD, producing the protein MTTGHAMAQGHSHGAVDKGEHASRGDRPTSFRLEDIPTPRGREEDWRFTPMRRIERLFEPENYDEADAPVTVEAPDVVLVEQVNRGDERLGTVLAPGDRTAVVAWNGFAESTLVTIPRDCQVDTPIVITIDAVEGTRTQHLMVRAEELSKATVIISHTGSAEAALNQTIEIDAAQASELTVVSVQEWDRSVLHASNHRIAVGQDTKLTHIVVTFGGDLVRISADTDFRGTGAELTMLGLYFVDEGQHLEHRVFVDHSQPNCYSRVTYKGALQGANAHSVWIGDCLIENTADDTDTYELNRNLVLTEGAKADSVPNLEIENGEIKGAGHASATGRFDDEQLFYLMSRGVPEMEARRLVVRGFFAELIHQIGVPQLQDHLMALIEAELARARS; encoded by the coding sequence ATGACCACAGGACACGCAATGGCACAGGGACACTCTCACGGAGCAGTGGACAAAGGTGAGCACGCGTCGCGCGGCGACCGTCCCACGTCGTTCCGACTGGAGGATATTCCCACTCCGAGAGGACGCGAAGAGGACTGGCGTTTCACGCCGATGCGTCGTATTGAACGACTCTTCGAACCGGAGAACTACGACGAGGCAGACGCGCCGGTGACGGTGGAAGCCCCCGATGTCGTCCTCGTTGAACAGGTCAATCGAGGGGATGAGCGTCTGGGAACGGTGCTTGCACCCGGCGACCGAACCGCCGTTGTCGCGTGGAACGGATTCGCCGAATCCACCCTCGTGACGATTCCTCGCGACTGCCAGGTGGATACCCCGATCGTCATCACGATTGATGCGGTGGAGGGAACTCGGACGCAGCACCTCATGGTTCGCGCCGAAGAACTCTCCAAGGCCACTGTGATTATCTCGCACACGGGATCAGCCGAGGCCGCGCTCAACCAGACAATTGAAATCGATGCTGCGCAAGCCTCGGAGCTGACCGTCGTCTCCGTTCAGGAATGGGATAGGTCCGTTCTCCACGCATCGAATCATCGGATCGCGGTTGGTCAAGACACGAAACTCACCCACATCGTTGTCACTTTCGGTGGTGACCTCGTGCGTATCAGCGCCGACACGGACTTCCGTGGCACCGGTGCGGAGCTGACGATGCTCGGCCTGTACTTCGTTGACGAGGGACAGCATCTTGAACATCGGGTCTTTGTGGATCACTCGCAGCCGAACTGCTACTCGCGCGTGACCTACAAGGGAGCGTTGCAGGGGGCGAATGCCCATTCCGTGTGGATCGGTGACTGCCTCATTGAGAACACCGCCGATGACACGGACACCTACGAACTCAACCGCAACCTCGTCCTCACCGAGGGCGCGAAGGCCGACTCAGTTCCCAACTTGGAAATTGAAAACGGTGAGATCAAAGGCGCGGGGCACGCCTCGGCGACAGGGCGATTTGACGACGAGCAGCTGTTCTATCTGATGAGCCGCGGGGTGCCGGAAATGGAAGCTCGTCGCCTCGTGGTGCGTGGTTTCTTCGCGGAACTTATTCACCAGATCGGAGTGCCCCAGCTACAAGATCACCTGATGGCACTGATCGAGGCAGAACTGGCCCGAGCACGTAGCTAG
- the sufC gene encoding Fe-S cluster assembly ATPase SufC, producing MSTLTIKDLHVTVETTEGPKEILKGVNLTINSGEIHAIMGPNGSGKSTMAYALAGHPDYEITQGEAWLDDQLITEMSVDERAKAGLFLAMQYPVEVAGVSVSNFLRTAKTAIDGEAPQIRSWVKDVRSSMENLRMDPTFAERDVNVGFSGGEKKRLEILQMELLQPSFAVLDETDSGLDVDALRIVSEGVNRVHGATGCGIMLITHYTRILRYIKPSHVHVFVDGHVAAQGGPELADQLEEEGYDKYLSA from the coding sequence ATGTCGACACTGACAATCAAGGACCTCCACGTCACCGTGGAAACAACCGAAGGCCCCAAGGAAATCCTCAAGGGCGTGAACCTGACAATTAATTCCGGTGAGATCCACGCGATCATGGGTCCCAACGGCTCGGGGAAGTCAACGATGGCTTACGCCCTGGCTGGACACCCCGACTATGAGATCACGCAGGGCGAAGCGTGGCTCGACGATCAGCTCATCACCGAGATGAGCGTTGATGAACGTGCGAAGGCGGGGCTTTTCCTCGCCATGCAGTACCCGGTGGAAGTTGCCGGTGTTTCAGTCTCGAACTTCCTACGCACAGCGAAAACGGCGATCGACGGCGAAGCGCCGCAGATCCGTTCGTGGGTTAAAGACGTGCGTTCATCAATGGAAAACCTGAGGATGGATCCGACTTTCGCTGAGCGTGACGTCAACGTCGGCTTCTCCGGCGGTGAGAAGAAACGCCTGGAAATCCTCCAGATGGAGCTGCTTCAACCGTCGTTCGCCGTCCTTGACGAGACCGACTCAGGGCTGGATGTTGACGCGCTGCGCATTGTTTCCGAGGGCGTTAACCGGGTTCATGGGGCCACGGGATGTGGCATCATGCTCATTACCCACTACACGCGTATCCTGCGCTACATCAAGCCCAGCCACGTGCATGTCTTCGTTGACGGTCACGTTGCCGCGCAGGGTGGGCCTGAGCTTGCAGATCAGCTCGAAGAAGAGGGCTACGACAAGTACCTGTCGGCGTGA
- a CDS encoding SufS family cysteine desulfurase has protein sequence MIMGNGAKDFSDEELAALRADFPILQRIGRGGQPIAYFDASATSQKPNVVIDAEADFYRLRNGAVHRGTHLLGDESTSVYEDGRASLAAFINGRSDEVVWTKNATEAINLVALSIGHASCGRGGEAATSLAIGPGDRIVVTQAEHHANLVPWQELCARTGAELTWLNLLPDGTIDGDCLDVITPNTRLVAFTHVSNVTGAISPVDLIVSKARSVGALVLLDTCQSSAHMPVDVASLGVDFAVFSSHKMLGPTGVGALWGRRELLNAMPPVLTGGSMIAHVTMDHAEYMPPPERFEAGSQPIAQIAGWSAALDYLRTVGMDRVVAHEEAITRRLLEGISSVDGVRILGPLSQTNRIGVVAFAVEGVHPHDVGQVMDGEDVAVRVGHHCAIPLHTHFGVRSSARASASLVSTGDEVDRLVESLSRVRSYFGGV, from the coding sequence ATGATCATGGGAAACGGCGCGAAGGATTTCAGCGACGAGGAATTGGCTGCTCTGCGTGCCGATTTCCCGATTCTTCAGCGGATCGGCAGAGGAGGACAGCCGATCGCGTACTTTGACGCCTCGGCAACCTCCCAAAAACCGAATGTCGTCATTGACGCCGAAGCCGACTTCTATCGACTCCGCAACGGAGCTGTTCACCGGGGAACTCACCTCCTCGGGGATGAGTCAACGTCGGTGTACGAGGACGGGCGCGCTTCGCTGGCGGCGTTCATCAACGGTCGATCCGACGAGGTCGTGTGGACGAAGAACGCAACGGAGGCGATCAACCTTGTTGCTCTGTCGATCGGGCACGCGAGCTGTGGACGCGGGGGAGAGGCAGCAACCTCGCTGGCGATCGGTCCGGGTGATCGAATCGTCGTCACTCAAGCCGAACATCACGCCAACCTTGTTCCGTGGCAGGAATTGTGTGCGAGAACGGGCGCGGAGCTTACGTGGCTGAACCTTTTGCCCGATGGGACGATTGACGGGGACTGCCTCGATGTCATCACCCCGAATACGCGGCTTGTTGCCTTCACGCATGTTTCCAACGTTACGGGTGCGATTTCGCCGGTGGATCTCATTGTGTCCAAGGCCCGCAGCGTCGGTGCCCTCGTCCTCTTAGATACCTGCCAGTCCTCCGCTCACATGCCGGTGGATGTTGCCTCACTGGGCGTGGACTTCGCTGTTTTTTCCTCTCATAAGATGCTCGGTCCCACGGGAGTTGGTGCACTGTGGGGACGCCGCGAATTGCTCAACGCAATGCCGCCGGTGCTCACCGGTGGCTCAATGATCGCCCACGTGACGATGGATCACGCGGAGTACATGCCTCCGCCTGAGCGTTTTGAGGCTGGCTCGCAGCCCATCGCGCAGATTGCTGGATGGTCAGCCGCCCTCGACTATTTGAGAACCGTCGGCATGGATCGGGTTGTGGCCCATGAGGAAGCGATCACCCGCAGGCTCCTGGAGGGAATTTCCTCAGTTGACGGTGTGCGCATCCTTGGCCCCCTCAGCCAGACCAACCGCATCGGAGTTGTCGCCTTCGCAGTCGAGGGGGTGCATCCCCACGATGTCGGTCAGGTCATGGACGGCGAGGATGTTGCGGTGCGCGTTGGGCATCACTGCGCGATTCCGCTCCACACGCATTTCGGTGTGCGCTCCTCAGCCCGGGCTTCGGCCTCGCTCGTATCAACCGGCGACGAAGTTGACAGGCTTGTCGAGTCCCTATCTCGTGTTCGTTCCTACTTTGGAGGGGTGTGA
- the sufU gene encoding Fe-S cluster assembly sulfur transfer protein SufU, with product MSSLEQLYQQVILDHSRMRHGSGPVEGVQSSSHQVNPTCGDEVTLGVSLAEDGHIDHLVWDGDGCSISQASLSILSDLTEGKSATEVSRLYAAMETMMHSRNQGVDDEVLDLLGDGAALEGTSQFANRVKCALLGWYALRDALAKLGTDIAGEGQ from the coding sequence ATGTCAAGTCTTGAACAGCTCTACCAGCAGGTCATCCTCGACCATTCGCGCATGCGTCACGGCAGCGGCCCAGTTGAGGGCGTTCAGTCGTCCTCGCATCAGGTTAATCCGACATGCGGTGACGAGGTGACTCTCGGTGTGTCATTGGCCGAGGATGGGCACATCGACCATCTCGTGTGGGACGGGGATGGATGCTCGATTTCGCAGGCATCCCTGTCGATCCTCTCCGACTTGACGGAAGGGAAATCGGCCACGGAGGTTTCCCGTCTGTACGCGGCGATGGAAACGATGATGCATTCGCGCAATCAGGGCGTTGATGATGAGGTTCTTGATCTTCTTGGTGACGGAGCGGCCCTTGAGGGAACCTCACAATTTGCCAATCGCGTCAAATGCGCGCTACTGGGCTGGTACGCCCTACGGGATGCATTGGCAAAACTTGGAACCGATATTGCAGGAGAAGGACAATGA
- a CDS encoding metal-sulfur cluster assembly factor, with protein MTNPMAQSEPVEQRFQVPGTQADQSATAAEVPVQSINGTDIQEFGSLAAIDVLEALKDVIDPELGINIVDLGLVYGIVINAEDEVRLDMTLTSAACPLTDVIERQAQVILSSLTPHVRINWVWMPPWGPDRITEDGREQLRAIGFNV; from the coding sequence ATGACAAACCCGATGGCTCAGTCCGAACCAGTGGAACAGCGCTTCCAGGTACCGGGCACACAGGCGGATCAGTCCGCTACCGCAGCTGAGGTCCCAGTGCAGTCAATCAACGGCACGGACATTCAGGAGTTCGGTTCGCTTGCTGCCATTGACGTGTTGGAGGCACTCAAAGACGTCATCGACCCGGAGCTGGGAATCAACATCGTTGACCTGGGCCTGGTGTACGGCATCGTCATTAACGCTGAAGACGAGGTGCGTCTCGATATGACGCTGACCTCGGCAGCCTGCCCTCTCACCGATGTCATTGAACGTCAGGCTCAGGTGATTCTTTCGTCGCTGACTCCCCATGTCCGTATCAATTGGGTGTGGATGCCGCCGTGGGGGCCAGATCGGATTACCGAGGACGGGCGCGAACAGCTTCGCGCCATTGGCTTCAACGTCTGA
- a CDS encoding ABC transporter ATP-binding protein, giving the protein MNDLQPLDQPALALRHLVKVYGNLVAVADLSLDIPSGAFYGFVGPNGAGKTTTLTMATGLLRPDQGTAHVHGVDVWNDPLKARSMLGVMPDGMRLLDKLTGADLLTHVAMLRGIDRQTARERSAELLEVLDLTQAGRKLVGDYSAGMMKKVALGTALIHGPSVVVLDEPFEAVDPVSAANIKTILKGFVFNGGTVIISSHVMETVQSLCTHVAVINHGRVVASGTTAEVAAGSTLEERFAQLVGGRRTDEGLSWFGN; this is encoded by the coding sequence ATGAACGATCTTCAGCCCCTCGATCAGCCGGCGCTTGCTCTGCGTCATCTTGTCAAGGTTTACGGTAACCTGGTCGCCGTCGCCGACCTGTCGCTCGACATTCCTTCGGGTGCCTTTTACGGATTCGTTGGCCCCAACGGTGCCGGCAAAACGACGACGCTGACGATGGCCACGGGGCTGCTTCGGCCCGACCAGGGAACCGCGCATGTTCACGGTGTCGATGTGTGGAACGATCCGCTCAAAGCCCGAAGCATGCTCGGTGTCATGCCCGATGGTATGCGCCTCCTCGATAAGCTCACAGGTGCGGACCTGCTGACACATGTTGCCATGCTCCGCGGTATTGATCGGCAGACAGCGCGTGAACGCAGCGCTGAACTGCTTGAGGTCCTTGACTTGACGCAGGCAGGACGCAAGCTCGTGGGTGACTACTCTGCGGGCATGATGAAGAAGGTTGCGCTGGGAACCGCACTCATTCACGGCCCCTCAGTTGTTGTTCTTGACGAGCCTTTCGAGGCGGTTGATCCGGTGTCGGCAGCAAATATCAAAACGATCCTCAAGGGTTTTGTTTTCAACGGTGGCACGGTGATTATTTCGAGTCACGTGATGGAGACCGTTCAGAGTCTGTGCACCCATGTTGCCGTGATTAACCACGGTCGTGTTGTTGCCTCGGGAACAACGGCTGAGGTTGCTGCCGGTTCCACACTTGAGGAACGCTTCGCGCAGCTCGTCGGTGGACGTCGAACAGATGAGGGGCTCTCGTGGTTCGGCAACTGA
- the tgt gene encoding tRNA guanosine(34) transglycosylase Tgt: MSSPHAGSVLANSWLAAPPPRALADAQPLGTFSGRDRGFDCVTRLDTGLGLGRVGTIHTAHGTIHTPAFIPVGTKANIKALVPEMVEALGAQAVLANAYHLFLQPGSDLIDEAGGVGSFMNWPGPTYTDSGGFQVLSLGAGFKKVLSQEFSGGATDDPRIRMQAVKASNAVVDDDGVVFRSHIDGTKHRFTPEVSMRIQHELGSDIMFAFDELTSLLHPRSYQESSLERTHEWARRCLREHARLTEVRVGKPYQQLWGVIQGAQYEDLRRHAARTMSAMDEDGIRFDGFGIGGALEKENLGTIVGWVSEELGEDRPRHLLGISEPEDFFVAVEAGADTFDCVNPSRVARNAAIYAPSGRFNVTNRRFKRDFGPLVDGCGCYTCTHYSAAYVHHLFKAKEILASTLATIHNEWFTVRLVDTIRQTIQSGDYEAFRDDMLGRYQRG; the protein is encoded by the coding sequence ATGAGTTCCCCTCACGCAGGCTCCGTCCTCGCCAATTCCTGGCTCGCTGCGCCACCTCCTCGCGCCCTTGCGGATGCGCAACCACTGGGCACTTTCTCAGGTCGTGATCGCGGTTTCGATTGCGTCACCCGCCTCGACACCGGTCTGGGATTAGGTCGAGTCGGAACGATCCACACGGCTCATGGCACAATCCATACCCCTGCATTTATTCCCGTGGGAACAAAGGCCAACATCAAAGCATTGGTCCCTGAAATGGTTGAGGCTTTGGGTGCTCAGGCCGTCCTCGCGAACGCCTACCACCTCTTCCTTCAACCAGGATCCGACCTAATTGACGAGGCCGGAGGCGTTGGGTCTTTCATGAACTGGCCGGGACCGACCTACACGGATTCGGGTGGCTTTCAGGTTCTGTCGTTGGGCGCTGGATTCAAGAAGGTTCTCTCCCAAGAGTTTTCCGGAGGGGCCACAGACGATCCACGCATTCGGATGCAGGCCGTGAAAGCATCAAACGCCGTCGTTGACGATGACGGCGTCGTTTTCCGTTCACACATTGATGGCACGAAGCATCGTTTCACCCCTGAAGTCTCAATGAGAATTCAGCATGAGCTGGGGTCTGACATCATGTTCGCTTTTGATGAGCTGACGTCGTTACTCCATCCTCGTTCCTACCAGGAATCCTCCCTTGAGCGCACCCACGAGTGGGCGCGGCGCTGCCTGAGAGAACATGCTCGACTGACCGAGGTCCGCGTGGGTAAGCCTTACCAGCAGCTGTGGGGCGTGATTCAGGGTGCCCAATATGAGGATCTTCGCCGCCACGCCGCTCGCACCATGTCCGCAATGGACGAGGACGGAATCCGCTTCGACGGTTTCGGTATCGGCGGAGCCTTAGAAAAGGAAAACCTTGGGACAATCGTTGGGTGGGTCAGCGAAGAACTCGGTGAAGACCGCCCCCGTCATCTCCTGGGGATCTCAGAGCCGGAAGACTTCTTCGTTGCTGTCGAGGCCGGTGCGGACACCTTCGACTGTGTGAACCCGTCACGCGTGGCACGCAACGCCGCAATTTACGCTCCCAGCGGCCGTTTCAACGTGACGAATAGGCGTTTCAAGCGCGACTTCGGTCCCCTTGTTGACGGGTGCGGCTGTTACACGTGCACACACTATTCAGCTGCGTACGTTCATCACCTCTTCAAGGCGAAAGAAATCCTCGCATCAACATTGGCCACAATCCACAACGAATGGTTCACTGTGCGTCTGGTTGACACGATCCGCCAAACAATCCAGTCAGGAGACTACGAGGCTTTCCGTGACGATATGCTCGGACGCTACCAGCGAGGCTAA
- a CDS encoding queuosine precursor transporter, whose protein sequence is MNATIDTETPVSTQTQTPRILDIIAVMFVAFLLISNIAGTKVTALDWGPIHLVFDGGAILFPLTYILGDVLSEVYGFKRARRVIFMGFAASIIASLTFWIVQISPVGPGYENQAAFEAVLGFVPRIVLASITGYLIGQLVNAFVLVKIREKWGKNHLWARLVGSTLVGEFVDTLLFCTIAFFGVIPGMEFLNYIVTGYVYKVGVEIVLLPITYRVISWVRRREGLAKDEVLAA, encoded by the coding sequence ATGAACGCGACAATCGACACCGAAACTCCCGTATCCACGCAGACACAAACACCCCGTATCCTCGACATCATTGCCGTGATGTTCGTGGCGTTCCTTCTCATTTCCAACATCGCAGGAACAAAAGTCACGGCGCTGGATTGGGGACCGATTCACCTGGTGTTTGACGGCGGAGCGATCCTCTTTCCTCTGACCTACATCCTCGGCGACGTCCTCTCCGAGGTGTACGGCTTCAAGCGAGCACGCCGCGTGATCTTCATGGGATTTGCGGCATCCATCATCGCCTCCCTAACCTTCTGGATCGTTCAGATTTCCCCTGTCGGTCCCGGATATGAGAATCAGGCAGCCTTCGAGGCTGTTCTCGGTTTCGTTCCCCGCATCGTCCTGGCATCCATCACCGGATATCTCATCGGTCAACTAGTCAACGCTTTCGTCTTAGTGAAAATCCGCGAAAAGTGGGGCAAGAACCATCTCTGGGCTCGGCTCGTCGGGTCAACCCTCGTGGGCGAATTCGTTGACACTCTGCTCTTTTGCACGATCGCTTTCTTCGGTGTGATTCCCGGAATGGAATTCCTGAACTACATCGTCACCGGCTACGTCTACAAAGTCGGCGTTGAAATCGTTTTGTTGCCCATCACATACCGTGTAATCTCATGGGTCCGCCGCCGCGAAGGGTTAGCAAAAGATGAGGTGCTTGCCGCATGA
- a CDS encoding ABC-F family ATP-binding cassette domain-containing protein has protein sequence MINVQNFSLRIGARELVRDVSFRVDKGMRIGLVGRNGAGKTTTMRLLAGEADRGGAAEYSGTVTSNSTVGYLAQDTHVGDQSITARNRIISVRGIDSIITRIRKAEREMATSEGARQIKAMERYVRLDQEFTNQGGWAANAQAAQIAHSLGLPDRVLEQPLDTLSGGQRRRVELARVLFSDADVLLLDEPTNHLDHDSIIWLRDWIKTFPGGVMMISHDVKLLGETVNQVFYLDANRAHIDIYHLGWSAYLKQREEDERRRRKERAQALKKAEQLRAQGEKMRAKATKAVAAQQMLRRAEELVAQAGEDIQEEKVARLRFPEPQPCGRVPLTAEGLSKSYGSLEVFTGVDLAIDRGAKVVVLGLNGAGKTTLLRLLSGIEQPDSGRVTPGHGLKLGYYAQEHETLDLDATVRDNMAHAAADLDDTHLRNVLGQFLFIGDDVNKSTRVLSGGEKTRLALATLVVSGANVLLLDEPTNNLDPASREEILSALRTYEGAVVLVTHDPGAVTALGPDRVLILPDADEDLWDDSYLDLVTLT, from the coding sequence GTGATTAACGTCCAGAACTTTTCCCTGCGAATCGGCGCTCGCGAACTTGTGCGTGATGTCTCCTTCCGTGTTGACAAGGGGATGCGAATCGGTCTTGTCGGACGAAACGGTGCGGGGAAAACAACGACGATGCGGCTGCTTGCGGGGGAAGCCGACCGCGGGGGAGCAGCGGAATACTCGGGGACTGTGACCTCGAACTCGACCGTGGGATACCTCGCGCAAGACACCCACGTTGGGGACCAATCGATCACTGCTCGCAACCGGATCATCTCGGTACGAGGAATTGACTCAATTATCACGAGGATCCGCAAAGCCGAGCGCGAAATGGCAACCTCTGAAGGGGCACGGCAGATCAAAGCGATGGAACGCTACGTGCGCCTCGATCAAGAATTTACGAACCAGGGAGGATGGGCTGCGAACGCGCAGGCAGCTCAGATCGCTCATTCGCTGGGACTACCGGACCGCGTGCTGGAACAGCCCCTCGATACTCTCTCAGGTGGGCAGCGTCGCCGCGTCGAACTGGCCCGCGTCCTCTTCTCCGACGCTGATGTTCTTCTGCTTGACGAGCCAACGAACCACCTTGACCACGACTCGATCATCTGGCTGCGCGACTGGATCAAAACATTCCCCGGTGGCGTCATGATGATCTCCCACGACGTGAAATTGCTGGGGGAAACGGTCAACCAGGTGTTCTATCTGGATGCGAACCGTGCGCACATCGATATCTACCACCTCGGCTGGTCCGCATATCTCAAGCAGCGTGAAGAGGACGAGCGTAGGCGTCGAAAGGAGCGTGCTCAGGCGCTGAAGAAGGCTGAGCAGCTACGTGCACAGGGCGAGAAAATGCGGGCGAAGGCAACAAAGGCCGTTGCCGCTCAGCAGATGCTCCGTCGAGCTGAGGAACTTGTTGCTCAGGCGGGTGAAGATATTCAAGAGGAAAAGGTGGCGCGCCTGCGTTTCCCTGAACCTCAGCCGTGTGGCCGCGTCCCCTTGACCGCGGAGGGGCTGTCGAAGTCCTACGGGTCGCTTGAGGTGTTTACGGGTGTTGACCTGGCTATTGATCGGGGAGCGAAAGTTGTTGTCCTGGGGCTCAACGGTGCCGGTAAGACAACGCTGTTGCGTCTACTCTCCGGGATTGAACAGCCCGATTCTGGTCGGGTGACCCCGGGGCACGGCCTCAAACTTGGGTACTACGCCCAGGAACATGAGACTCTCGACCTTGACGCGACTGTCCGTGACAACATGGCGCACGCCGCTGCGGACCTTGACGACACGCACCTGCGTAACGTCCTGGGTCAATTCCTTTTCATCGGAGACGATGTCAATAAGTCCACGCGCGTTTTGTCAGGAGGGGAAAAGACTCGTCTTGCTCTGGCCACCCTCGTTGTTTCAGGAGCGAACGTCCTTCTTCTTGACGAGCCGACAAATAACCTCGACCCCGCATCCCGCGAGGAAATCCTGTCCGCGCTGCGCACCTATGAGGGGGCTGTCGTTCTCGTTACCCACGATCCGGGTGCCGTTACCGCTCTGGGGCCCGATCGGGTACTGATCTTGCCTGACGCGGATGAAGACCTCTGGGATGATTCCTACCTTGACCTTGTTACCCTCACTTAA